A single genomic interval of Dehalococcoidales bacterium harbors:
- a CDS encoding alpha/beta fold hydrolase, producing the protein MKTRVGITGKLLITLVAITMLFAMMGLSAILPAKTALAYTSAPSDSQEATIKQVLAEAGAEFGWDQSFCFYGTPAHEGAEAPYYCPEIWGPRVQYESKGGEWEIIEGVAAYGLDVPIPEQGAVWQSLPMKIQAYTTEAAAEASIAKSIATVSSSSMAGFEVTTFHNHPAIISDISSLGGTSIDWQAGRFLFYAGLSIDVGISHDEIAEALYANAIKYGLLTDEGGTVLTQDSDGDGVADDIDQCPGTPAGVAVDASGCPLAEGISLSLTTDKKAYTAGETVVIQGGVSDIQGKLAGAAVAVDVSGTQFSATTDSSGNYRCEFAIPADATQAVYTVSATASHSAYPSVSNSTTFIVGDIGLLVEMNPATGEPFVGVTADGVSSLGMSISLPGFSNVKISQPDLGRLEGSAIGTTGNIILDSAGMAEITYYPPDYLTTSQLTREELGVHQSGSRVWAAEVPLTLTYTDASDQEGKIEAEILVCRPPVMLVHGFLGATATWGKLSSYLQGEKFDTYLGNYGATGQSIEGLSVILKNDIRKQKSDYSNANLKLAKVDAVGHSMGGLISRYYSHGLTGYEGDLRKLIMVGTPNHGVSWTKKVTGNVGAGWYQTHRLPAEQLYSESPFMKTLNSGEATGAHLNTEIQYGNIYGFPDDWVVSSASAYLNGVASVTEADVKHSPDIPAVPYVAITEYLNTWEQVKTWLTSDIWRPQLAGSHVEVFKYWRDVYLVSYDASGSHETKLTSSPTQFDSFQSLRTGPDSKAILHLTINDTPWGIIFLDPDSEIFLGYCSPQLVEVRLWQGSASFRSKENGHFTVPVNIKQSQDGEWWTYSPKAVVTGLNTEFAVAAGDNIEVHCLEGELVVDTPESTGAGTTVSADNSASVDGETVSAISPVTEDDFWWAAEDDDFLDSTAGGGWFDKFKSLWDSFITWVKSLFS; encoded by the coding sequence TTGAAGACAAGAGTGGGGATTACCGGGAAACTTTTGATTACCCTCGTCGCTATAACGATGCTCTTCGCAATGATGGGGCTAAGCGCTATTTTACCCGCGAAGACAGCGCTGGCCTATACATCAGCGCCAAGCGACTCACAGGAAGCAACCATCAAACAGGTTCTGGCGGAGGCAGGTGCCGAGTTCGGCTGGGACCAGAGCTTTTGTTTCTACGGTACGCCTGCTCACGAGGGTGCCGAAGCCCCCTACTATTGTCCTGAGATATGGGGCCCGAGGGTACAGTATGAATCAAAAGGGGGTGAATGGGAGATAATAGAAGGCGTGGCTGCCTATGGCCTGGATGTTCCAATACCTGAACAAGGGGCGGTTTGGCAGTCGCTGCCGATGAAAATCCAGGCATACACCACCGAAGCGGCAGCAGAGGCTTCGATAGCTAAAAGCATTGCGACAGTCTCATCCTCATCCATGGCCGGCTTTGAGGTAACAACGTTTCACAACCATCCCGCTATTATTAGCGATATCAGTTCTTTGGGTGGTACCAGTATAGACTGGCAAGCAGGCCGCTTCCTCTTTTACGCAGGACTCAGTATCGACGTCGGCATTTCCCACGATGAGATAGCCGAGGCCTTATATGCTAATGCAATTAAGTATGGCCTGTTAACCGACGAGGGGGGAACCGTTCTGACTCAAGACTCGGACGGGGACGGAGTTGCCGATGACATAGACCAGTGTCCGGGTACTCCGGCAGGAGTTGCCGTGGATGCCAGCGGATGTCCACTTGCTGAAGGGATAAGCTTAAGTCTTACCACCGATAAGAAGGCCTATACTGCGGGAGAGACGGTAGTTATTCAGGGCGGTGTTTCAGATATACAGGGTAAGCTGGCCGGTGCTGCCGTGGCCGTTGATGTCAGCGGCACCCAGTTTTCAGCGACCACCGACTCATCCGGTAATTACCGCTGTGAATTCGCCATACCCGCGGATGCTACCCAGGCTGTTTACACTGTTTCGGCGACGGCATCCCATTCCGCATATCCCAGTGTGAGCAACAGCACCACCTTCATCGTGGGGGACATTGGACTTCTGGTGGAAATGAATCCCGCGACGGGGGAGCCATTCGTCGGCGTTACCGCAGATGGAGTCAGCTCTCTGGGTATGTCTATTTCACTGCCGGGGTTTAGTAACGTTAAAATCAGCCAGCCGGATCTCGGCAGACTGGAAGGGAGTGCCATAGGTACCACCGGTAACATAATCCTGGATTCCGCCGGCATGGCCGAGATTACCTACTATCCGCCGGATTATCTCACCACGAGTCAACTTACTCGAGAAGAATTAGGCGTGCATCAATCAGGCTCCAGGGTATGGGCGGCTGAGGTTCCCTTAACCTTAACCTATACCGATGCCAGCGATCAGGAAGGGAAGATAGAGGCCGAAATCCTGGTATGCCGCCCTCCGGTAATGCTGGTGCACGGCTTTCTCGGAGCTACGGCTACATGGGGCAAGCTGTCCAGTTACCTGCAGGGAGAGAAGTTCGATACCTACCTGGGTAATTACGGTGCTACCGGCCAGTCTATCGAAGGGCTATCAGTGATATTAAAGAACGACATCAGGAAGCAGAAGTCAGACTACTCCAACGCTAACCTCAAACTGGCCAAGGTGGATGCGGTCGGCCATAGCATGGGCGGACTTATTTCCCGCTATTACTCACATGGCCTCACAGGCTACGAAGGCGATCTCAGGAAACTGATAATGGTCGGAACGCCGAATCATGGCGTTTCCTGGACCAAGAAGGTAACCGGAAATGTCGGCGCCGGGTGGTACCAGACGCACAGGCTCCCGGCAGAACAACTCTATTCCGAGAGTCCGTTTATGAAAACGCTCAACAGCGGCGAGGCAACCGGCGCCCACCTCAATACCGAGATACAGTACGGCAACATATACGGGTTTCCTGATGACTGGGTAGTCAGTTCAGCATCAGCCTATCTGAATGGCGTAGCCAGCGTGACTGAGGCTGACGTAAAGCACTCCCCGGACATTCCCGCTGTCCCCTATGTAGCCATCACCGAATATTTGAATACGTGGGAGCAGGTAAAAACCTGGCTCACCAGCGACATTTGGCGGCCACAGTTAGCAGGTTCGCATGTCGAAGTCTTTAAATACTGGAGGGATGTATACCTCGTAAGTTATGATGCGTCCGGCAGCCATGAGACTAAGCTGACATCCAGCCCAACGCAGTTCGATTCCTTTCAAAGCTTACGTACCGGCCCGGATTCGAAGGCAATCTTACACCTGACCATAAACGACACCCCCTGGGGGATTATCTTCCTAGATCCGGACAGTGAGATCTTCCTTGGTTATTGTTCTCCCCAACTGGTTGAGGTACGCCTCTGGCAAGGGAGTGCCAGCTTCCGCAGCAAGGAGAACGGCCACTTCACTGTACCTGTCAACATCAAGCAATCGCAGGATGGAGAATGGTGGACATATAGTCCGAAGGCAGTGGTCACCGGACTGAATACCGAGTTTGCCGTTGCCGCCGGAGACAATATTGAGGTTCACTGCCTGGAAGGTGAACTTGTCGTGGACACCCCCGAATCAACCGGGGCAGGCACTACCGTATCCGCGGATAATTCTGCATCCGTTGATGGAGAAACAGTATCCGCAATTAGCCCTGTAACAGAAGATGACTTCTGGTGGGCAGCTGAAGATGACGACTTCCTGGATTCGACCGCAGGAGGCGGCTGGTTTGACAAATTCAAGAGCCTTTGGGATTCCTTCATCACCTGGGTTAAATCCCTTTTTTCGTAA
- a CDS encoding alpha/beta hydrolase, producing MTNLFNYEPNTDPDTRLIKKTGRYERYLVSFPPACNTPDESNNSLHGEYLRPYGHNLPLVILVHGLGDRSVVPMKFLARELASQGIASFIIYLITHSSRTLPIAHPLSDDEWFENYRTSVIDVCHVLDWIGTRDELAKGKTGIVGLSFGGFISAITMGIDRRINSGVLIISGGNLEKIGMRSRVLTRKWGFHRSEAEFNTQQQRYRQYLDEVIEKGWEQVIPPERSFLVDAMTYAHYLHSRPLLMINARWDEIIPKEATTDFWESAGRPPITWFPSGHASIWLGYPFISRKIKRFFRSSLG from the coding sequence ATGACCAACCTTTTTAACTACGAGCCAAACACCGACCCTGATACCCGGCTAATTAAGAAAACTGGTAGATACGAGCGATATCTAGTCAGCTTCCCGCCTGCATGTAACACTCCCGATGAAAGTAACAACTCATTGCACGGTGAATACCTGAGACCCTATGGCCATAATCTACCCCTGGTCATTCTGGTGCACGGGCTGGGTGACCGGAGCGTTGTCCCGATGAAGTTCCTTGCCCGTGAACTGGCGAGCCAGGGAATCGCCTCTTTCATCATCTACCTCATCACACATTCCAGTCGTACGTTACCGATTGCTCATCCGCTCTCGGATGACGAATGGTTCGAGAACTACCGTACCTCGGTCATTGACGTGTGCCATGTGCTCGACTGGATAGGAACCAGGGACGAGTTAGCTAAGGGAAAGACCGGCATCGTCGGGCTAAGCTTCGGGGGTTTTATCTCCGCTATTACCATGGGGATAGACCGCCGCATCAACAGCGGCGTGCTGATTATCAGCGGCGGGAATCTGGAGAAGATAGGAATGAGAAGCCGGGTACTGACACGGAAATGGGGCTTCCACCGTAGCGAAGCCGAGTTCAACACCCAGCAACAGCGCTACCGTCAATACCTCGACGAGGTGATAGAAAAAGGTTGGGAGCAGGTTATCCCACCGGAGCGCAGCTTTCTCGTGGATGCCATGACCTACGCGCATTATCTCCATAGCCGCCCTCTCCTTATGATAAACGCGCGCTGGGATGAAATTATCCCGAAAGAAGCCACCACGGACTTTTGGGAATCTGCCGGCAGACCCCCTATTACATGGTTCCCCAGCGGCCATGCCAGCATATGGCTCGGATATCCCTTTATCAGCCGGAAGATAAAGCGCTTTTTCCGTTCGAGCCTAGGCTAG
- a CDS encoding dodecin family protein, translating into MTVTRVTEIKSSSKTSFDDAIKLGIARVQKTIRNVRSAWIENQEIMLDNKGQISEYRVQMKVTFILEDPSGK; encoded by the coding sequence ATGACAGTTACACGTGTGACGGAAATCAAGTCATCTTCTAAAACGAGTTTTGATGATGCGATCAAGCTGGGAATTGCTCGCGTCCAGAAGACTATTAGAAACGTCCGGTCTGCATGGATTGAAAACCAGGAAATTATGCTTGATAATAAGGGACAGATATCTGAGTACCGGGTACAGATGAAGGTGACCTTTATTCTCGAAGACCCAAGTGGAAAGTAA